Proteins from one Romboutsia sp. CE17 genomic window:
- the rplQ gene encoding 50S ribosomal protein L17 produces the protein MANYRKLGRVTSHRNLMLRNLVTDLLRCGRIETTVTRAKETRRMAEKMITLAKRGDLHARRQVLAYVMDETVVNNLFTDIAPKYAERNGGYTRIIKKGPRRGDAAEMAFIELV, from the coding sequence ATGGCTAATTACCGTAAATTAGGACGTGTGACTTCACACAGAAACCTTATGTTAAGAAACTTAGTAACTGACTTACTAAGATGTGGTAGAATAGAAACTACAGTAACAAGAGCAAAAGAAACTCGTAGAATGGCTGAAAAGATGATAACTCTTGCTAAAAGAGGAGATCTTCACGCTAGAAGACAAGTTTTAGCTTACGTTATGGATGAAACTGTAGTTAACAACTTATTCACTGATATAGCTCCAAAGTATGCTGAGAGAAATGGTGGATACACTAGAATAATCAAAAAAGGACCAAGAAGAGGCGACGCTGCTGAAATGGCTTTTATAGAATTAGTATAG
- the rpsM gene encoding 30S ribosomal protein S13, translating into MARIAGVDLPREKRAEIGLTYIYGIGKATANEILAKADINPDTRIKDLSDDQVNELRKIIDADFLVEGDLRREIALNIKRLRDIKCYRGLRHAKGLPLRGQRTKTNARTRKGPRKTVSRKKKK; encoded by the coding sequence ATGGCAAGAATAGCTGGGGTAGATTTACCTAGAGAAAAAAGAGCAGAGATAGGCTTAACTTATATATATGGTATAGGAAAAGCTACTGCTAATGAAATATTAGCTAAAGCTGATATAAATCCTGACACGAGAATAAAGGATTTATCAGATGATCAAGTTAATGAATTAAGAAAAATAATAGACGCTGATTTCTTAGTTGAAGGTGACTTAAGAAGAGAAATCGCTTTAAACATAAAGAGATTAAGAGATATAAAATGTTATAGAGGTTTAAGACATGCTAAGGGTCTTCCTTTAAGAGGTCAAAGAACTAAGACTAATGCTAGAACTAGAAAAGGTCCTAGAAAAACTGTATCTCGTAAGAAGAAAAAATAA
- the rpsK gene encoding 30S ribosomal protein S11, with protein sequence MAKPKKKATRVRRRERKNIERGHAHIQSTFNNTIITLTDVHGNAISWASSGQLGFKGSRKSTPFASQMAAETAAKAAMEHGLKTVEVFVKGPGSGREAAIRALQATGLEVTMIKDVTPIPHNGCRPPKRRRV encoded by the coding sequence ATGGCTAAACCAAAAAAGAAAGCTACACGTGTTAGAAGAAGAGAGCGTAAAAACATTGAACGTGGACATGCGCATATACAATCTACTTTTAACAATACTATAATAACTTTAACAGATGTTCACGGAAATGCTATATCTTGGGCATCTTCTGGACAATTAGGATTCAAAGGATCAAGAAAATCTACTCCTTTCGCATCTCAAATGGCTGCAGAAACTGCTGCTAAAGCTGCAATGGAGCATGGTTTAAAAACTGTTGAAGTATTCGTAAAAGGTCCTGGTTCAGGTAGAGAAGCTGCTATAAGAGCATTACAAGCTACTGGACTAGAAGTAACAATGATAAAAGACGTTACTCCAATCCCACACAACGGATGTAGACCACCAAAAAGAAGAAGAGTGTAA
- a CDS encoding DNA-directed RNA polymerase subunit alpha: MIEIEKPKVDIIELSEDYRYGKFVIEPLERGYGITIGNALRRVLLSSLPGVAVNSIKIDGVLHEFSTVPGVKEDVTEIILSLKELSATIDGEGSRTLKIEAQGPCSIKGSDIICPPDVEILSKDLLIATLDDNAKFNMEISIDKGRGYVSAEENKTENMPIGVLPVDSIYTPVEKVSYHVENTRVGQKTDYDKLVLEVQTNGSINPQEGISLAAKVLVEHLNLFIDLTEHVSNVEIMVEKEEDQKEKVLEMTIEELDLSVRSYNCLKRAGINTVEELANKSEDDMMKVRNLGKKSLEEVIQKLEELGLGLKPSEE; this comes from the coding sequence ATGATAGAAATAGAAAAACCTAAAGTAGATATAATAGAACTTAGCGAAGACTATAGATATGGTAAATTCGTTATAGAGCCTCTAGAAAGAGGTTATGGTATAACTATAGGAAATGCTTTAAGAAGAGTATTATTATCATCTTTACCAGGGGTTGCTGTAAATTCTATAAAAATAGATGGAGTTCTTCATGAATTCTCAACAGTACCAGGTGTTAAAGAAGATGTAACTGAAATAATATTATCTTTAAAAGAGCTTTCAGCTACTATTGATGGAGAAGGAAGTAGAACTCTTAAAATAGAAGCACAAGGACCATGCTCTATCAAAGGATCAGATATAATATGTCCTCCTGATGTTGAAATATTAAGTAAAGACTTATTAATAGCTACGCTAGATGATAATGCGAAGTTTAATATGGAAATATCTATAGATAAAGGTAGAGGATATGTTTCTGCTGAAGAAAATAAAACAGAGAATATGCCTATAGGTGTTTTACCTGTAGACTCAATATATACTCCTGTTGAAAAAGTGAGCTACCATGTAGAAAATACAAGAGTAGGTCAAAAAACAGATTATGACAAGTTAGTACTTGAAGTTCAAACTAACGGTAGCATAAATCCTCAAGAAGGAATATCTTTAGCTGCTAAAGTACTAGTTGAGCATTTAAATCTATTCATTGATTTAACAGAGCACGTAAGCAATGTTGAAATAATGGTAGAAAAAGAAGAAGACCAAAAAGAAAAAGTTCTTGAAATGACTATAGAAGAATTAGATTTATCAGTTAGATCTTACAACTGTTTAAAGAGAGCGGGAATAAATACAGTTGAAGAGTTAGCTAATAAGTCTGAGGACGATATGATGAAGGTTAGAAACCTTGGTAAAAAGTCACTTGAGGAAGTTATCCAAAAGTTAGAAGAACTAGGATTAGGTCTTAAACCAAGCGAAGAATAG
- the rpmJ gene encoding 50S ribosomal protein L36, translating to MKVRPSVKPMCEKCKVIKRKGKVMVICENPKHKQKQG from the coding sequence ATGAAAGTAAGACCATCAGTAAAACCAATGTGTGAAAAATGCAAGGTTATAAAAAGAAAAGGTAAAGTAATGGTTATCTGCGAAAATCCTAAGCACAAGCAAAAGCAAGGATAA
- the rpsD gene encoding 30S ribosomal protein S4, which translates to MARYTGASCRQCRREGMKLFLKGERCHTDKCAIEKRNYAPGQHGQGRKKVSNYGLQLREKQKVKRIYGVLETQFRNLYERADKMPGITGENLLSLLERRLDNVVYRMGLASSRKEARQLVTHGHFTLNGNKVDIPSITVKADDVIAVKENSKTSAKFKALVEANASKVAPKWLDANLEGMTAKVVAMPTREDIDLEIAEHLIVELYSK; encoded by the coding sequence ATGGCAAGATATACAGGTGCATCTTGTAGACAATGCCGTAGAGAAGGAATGAAGTTATTCCTTAAAGGCGAAAGATGTCATACAGATAAGTGTGCTATAGAAAAAAGAAACTATGCTCCTGGTCAACATGGACAAGGAAGAAAGAAAGTTTCTAACTATGGTTTACAATTAAGAGAGAAACAAAAAGTTAAGAGAATATACGGAGTTTTAGAAACTCAATTCAGAAACTTATATGAACGTGCAGATAAAATGCCTGGTATAACAGGGGAAAACTTATTAAGTTTATTAGAAAGAAGATTAGACAACGTAGTTTACAGAATGGGATTAGCATCTTCTAGAAAAGAAGCTAGACAATTAGTAACTCACGGTCACTTCACTTTAAATGGAAATAAGGTAGATATACCTTCTATAACTGTTAAAGCTGACGATGTTATAGCAGTTAAAGAAAACTCTAAAACTTCTGCTAAATTCAAAGCTTTAGTAGAAGCTAATGCATCAAAAGTAGCTCCTAAGTGGTTAGATGCAAACTTAGAAGGAATGACTGCTAAAGTTGTTGCTATGCCAACAAGAGAAGATATAGATCTTGAAATAGCTGAACACTTAATAGTAGAGCTTTACTCTAAGTAA
- the map gene encoding type I methionyl aminopeptidase, protein MIVIKSKKEIELMREAGKIVAETHELLKEAITPGISTLELDKIAEENIRKYNAIPSFKGYGGFPGSICASINEQVVHGIPGDQIVKEGDIISIDIGAYYKGYHADAAKTHGVGIISEEDRKLIEVTKESFYEGIKFAKLGYRLSDISHSIQAHVEKHGFSVVRDLVGHGVGTELHEDPQVPNYGPPGKGPRLREGMVIAIEPMINIGSYYVKTLSDGWTIVTIDGKKSAHYEHTIAITEDEPLILTKL, encoded by the coding sequence ATGATTGTTATTAAATCAAAAAAAGAAATAGAACTTATGAGAGAGGCTGGCAAAATTGTAGCTGAAACTCATGAACTATTAAAGGAAGCTATTACTCCGGGAATATCTACTTTAGAGTTAGATAAAATAGCTGAAGAGAATATAAGAAAATATAATGCCATCCCATCTTTTAAAGGCTATGGTGGATTTCCAGGAAGTATATGTGCATCTATAAATGAACAAGTTGTACATGGAATTCCAGGAGATCAGATAGTAAAAGAAGGTGACATTATTAGTATAGATATAGGAGCCTATTATAAAGGATATCATGCTGACGCTGCTAAAACGCACGGTGTAGGTATTATATCTGAAGAAGATAGGAAATTAATAGAAGTAACAAAAGAAAGCTTCTATGAAGGCATAAAATTTGCTAAACTAGGATATAGACTTTCGGATATCTCACACTCAATACAAGCGCACGTAGAGAAACATGGTTTCTCAGTTGTTAGAGATCTAGTAGGTCATGGAGTAGGCACAGAACTTCATGAAGATCCTCAAGTTCCTAACTATGGTCCTCCAGGCAAAGGTCCAAGACTTAGAGAAGGAATGGTAATTGCAATAGAGCCAATGATTAACATAGGTAGTTATTATGTAAAGACTCTATCAGATGGATGGACAATCGTCACTATAGACGGTAAAAAATCAGCTCACTATGAGCATACGATAGCAATTACTGAAGATGAACCACTTATATTAACTAAGCTTTAG
- a CDS encoding KOW domain-containing RNA-binding protein, with product MLSEKIRVGQVVKSLSGRETGRLFFVVKVIDPQYVLISDGKKRKLDRPKLKKVKHLKVYKFFNEEVKNKIASDKITDAFLRAELTKSKNNF from the coding sequence GTGCTATCAGAAAAAATAAGAGTAGGTCAAGTTGTAAAAAGTTTATCAGGTAGAGAAACTGGAAGATTATTTTTCGTTGTAAAAGTAATAGATCCTCAGTATGTTTTAATATCTGATGGTAAAAAACGAAAACTTGACAGACCTAAGCTAAAAAAAGTTAAGCACTTAAAAGTATATAAATTTTTTAATGAAGAAGTTAAAAATAAAATAGCGTCTGACAAAATAACAGATGCTTTTTTAAGAGCTGAACTTACTAAATCAAAAAATAATTTTTGA
- the infA gene encoding translation initiation factor IF-1 — protein sequence MAKKDVIELEGTVIENLPNAMFKVRLENGHEVLCHLSGKLRMNFIRILEGDKVNVELSPYDLTRGRITWRKK from the coding sequence ATGGCCAAAAAAGATGTAATAGAATTAGAAGGTACAGTTATTGAAAACTTACCTAATGCTATGTTCAAAGTAAGATTAGAAAATGGACATGAAGTATTATGCCATTTATCTGGAAAGCTAAGAATGAACTTCATAAGAATTCTTGAAGGTGATAAGGTAAATGTTGAACTTTCTCCATATGACCTTACAAGAGGAAGAATCACTTGGCGTAAGAAGTAG
- a CDS encoding energy-coupling factor transporter ATPase: protein MNNIIEVNNISFEYITEEDSFKAIDDLSLNIKEGEFLAIIGHNGSGKSTLSKNLNAILMPTKGNILIDGMDTREEDKLWDIRQTAGMVFQNPDNQIVATVVEEDVAFGPENLGIKPEEIRKRVDESLKSVGIYDLRDRQPHLLSGGQKQRVAIAGIIAMKPKCVIFDEATAMLDPSGRKEVMSTIKRLNKEENISVIHITHFMEEAVDADRVIVMEKGKKVLEGTPKQVFSKIDMLKKIGLDVPYMTELSKELNKEGLKIESDILTVDEMVMQLCQL from the coding sequence ATGAATAATATAATAGAAGTAAATAATATTTCATTCGAATATATAACAGAAGAAGATAGCTTTAAAGCTATAGATGATTTAAGTTTAAACATAAAAGAAGGTGAATTTCTTGCAATTATAGGACATAATGGTTCGGGAAAATCAACTCTATCTAAAAATTTAAATGCTATTTTAATGCCAACCAAAGGGAATATCCTTATAGATGGTATGGATACTAGAGAAGAAGATAAGTTATGGGATATAAGACAAACAGCTGGAATGGTATTTCAAAATCCTGATAACCAAATTGTGGCTACTGTAGTAGAAGAAGATGTAGCTTTTGGACCAGAAAATTTAGGTATAAAACCTGAAGAAATAAGAAAAAGGGTAGATGAATCTCTTAAAAGTGTTGGTATCTATGATCTAAGAGATAGACAACCTCACTTATTATCTGGTGGTCAAAAGCAAAGAGTCGCTATTGCGGGAATAATAGCTATGAAACCTAAGTGTGTAATTTTTGATGAAGCAACAGCGATGTTAGATCCTTCTGGAAGAAAAGAGGTTATGAGTACTATAAAAAGGCTAAATAAAGAAGAGAATATAAGTGTAATACATATAACTCACTTTATGGAAGAAGCAGTTGATGCAGATAGAGTCATAGTTATGGAAAAAGGGAAAAAGGTACTAGAGGGGACACCAAAACAAGTTTTCTCTAAAATAGATATGTTAAAAAAAATAGGTCTAGATGTACCTTATATGACAGAGTTATCTAAGGAATTAAATAAAGAAGGTCTTAAGATTGAATCTGATATATTAACAGTAGATGAGATGGTGATGCAATTATGTCAATTATAG
- a CDS encoding adenylate kinase, translated as MRIILLGPPGAGKGTQAAGIVEKYNIPHISTGDIFRKNIKEGTELGKKAKEYMDQGLLVPDELTVGLVTDRITQEDCKNGFMLDGFPRNVSQAEQLDAFLKENNIALSNVINIEVDKNILVSRAVGRRICKSCGATYHVEFNPPKIEGVCNVCQGELYQRADDNEETVSKRIQVYLDETKPLADYYAKEGILSNINGQQSIDEVFADIVTALGSEK; from the coding sequence ATGAGAATAATATTACTTGGACCTCCTGGTGCTGGAAAAGGTACTCAGGCTGCAGGCATAGTAGAAAAATATAACATACCTCATATATCAACAGGAGATATATTCAGAAAGAATATAAAAGAAGGAACAGAGCTTGGAAAGAAAGCTAAAGAATACATGGATCAAGGATTATTAGTTCCAGATGAGTTAACTGTAGGTTTAGTAACTGATAGAATAACTCAAGAAGACTGTAAAAATGGATTTATGTTAGATGGATTTCCAAGAAATGTATCTCAAGCTGAACAATTAGATGCGTTTTTAAAAGAAAATAATATAGCTCTTAGTAACGTTATAAATATAGAGGTTGATAAGAACATATTAGTTTCAAGAGCAGTTGGAAGAAGAATTTGTAAATCTTGCGGTGCTACGTATCATGTTGAGTTTAATCCTCCTAAAATAGAAGGCGTATGCAATGTATGCCAAGGGGAGTTATACCAAAGAGCGGATGATAATGAAGAAACTGTATCAAAGAGAATACAAGTATATCTAGATGAAACTAAACCATTAGCTGATTATTATGCTAAAGAAGGTATATTATCAAACATAAATGGTCAACAATCTATAGATGAAGTATTTGCAGATATAGTGACTGCTCTAGGAAGTGAAAAATAA